From Rubripirellula reticaptiva, the proteins below share one genomic window:
- a CDS encoding MotA/TolQ/ExbB proton channel family protein codes for MIDIILSGGVVGIFILLVLFSLSVAAAYLLFDQIMTLRRTEVLPDGVSDAVRQALLTGRIAEADAACRRAPSVLSVVLLSGLSEYEFGWSEVEKAMEDSLAGQASRLMRRIEYLSVIGNIAPMVGLLGTVTGMIFAFQQVASTRGAAGAGDLAEGIYQALITTVGGLIVAIPSLAIYAVCRNRVDSLIAEVAYQSQHALSPIKRRPVARARAVTPKPSTSPPNSPPSPPPK; via the coding sequence ATGATCGATATCATCCTCAGCGGTGGCGTCGTTGGCATTTTCATTCTGCTAGTGCTGTTCTCGTTGTCAGTCGCGGCGGCGTACCTGCTATTCGATCAAATCATGACGCTTAGACGCACCGAAGTCCTGCCCGATGGAGTCAGCGACGCGGTCCGCCAAGCCCTTCTGACAGGCCGTATCGCTGAAGCTGACGCGGCTTGCCGGCGAGCGCCAAGCGTCTTGAGTGTGGTGTTACTATCGGGATTGTCGGAATACGAATTCGGATGGAGTGAAGTCGAAAAAGCGATGGAAGACTCGCTGGCCGGACAAGCATCAAGGCTGATGCGGCGCATCGAATACCTATCGGTGATCGGTAATATCGCGCCGATGGTTGGTCTGCTAGGAACGGTCACGGGGATGATTTTTGCGTTCCAACAAGTTGCCTCAACACGCGGCGCGGCCGGAGCAGGCGATTTGGCCGAAGGCATCTATCAAGCGCTGATCACGACCGTGGGCGGCCTGATCGTCGCGATCCCATCGCTAGCAATTTATGCAGTATGCCGAAACCGAGTGGACTCGCTGATAGCCGAAGTCGCCTACCAAAGCCAACATGCGCTATCGCCAATCAAACGTCGCCCGGTAGCACGAGCACGAGCGGTAACGCCCAAGCCATCGACTTCGCCACCGAATTCGCCACCTTCTCCTCCGCCCAAGTAA
- a CDS encoding gamma-glutamyl-gamma-aminobutyrate hydrolase family protein: MSNKPLIGMNADFRAAARNVPAYSYIAAGYFQSILAADGIPVVIPPMDDPASIARVLDSLHGFVMIGGADLDPRNDGFMLHPSVRPLDPVRETSDRLLMADIAERRMPVLGIGTGMQLLNVQQGGNLFLHIKEDLPNAVPHHDPHDPNHRHTLDVVSDSLIGRVYGDGEIRVSSRHHMAIDEVAPGFRVTARCPDGVIESIESEMMDWFALGTQFHPECGAASALDVRIFEEFVAGVLERSEQDLRLVA, translated from the coding sequence ATGTCGAATAAACCACTAATCGGAATGAATGCCGATTTCCGTGCTGCTGCCCGTAACGTACCGGCCTACAGCTACATTGCAGCCGGCTATTTTCAGTCAATTCTTGCTGCGGACGGCATTCCAGTGGTGATTCCACCCATGGATGATCCAGCCTCGATCGCACGAGTTTTGGATTCGCTTCACGGCTTCGTGATGATTGGCGGAGCTGATCTTGATCCACGAAACGATGGATTCATGCTGCATCCTAGCGTGCGTCCACTTGATCCCGTTCGCGAAACGAGTGATCGCTTGTTGATGGCTGACATCGCAGAGCGACGCATGCCTGTACTAGGAATTGGCACCGGAATGCAGTTGTTAAATGTTCAACAGGGCGGCAATCTCTTCCTGCACATCAAGGAAGACCTTCCGAACGCCGTTCCTCACCATGACCCTCATGACCCGAATCACCGCCACACGTTGGACGTGGTCAGCGATTCGCTGATTGGACGTGTTTACGGCGATGGCGAAATTCGTGTTAGCAGCCGCCATCACATGGCGATCGATGAAGTTGCGCCTGGGTTCCGCGTCACTGCGCGTTGTCCCGATGGTGTGATCGAGTCGATTGAAAGTGAAATGATGGACTGGTTCGCACTCGGTACTCAGTTCCATCCTGAATGTGGTGCCGCATCGGCACTGGATGTTCGGATTTTCGAAGAGTTTGTGGCCGGAGTATTGGAACGGTCGGAGCAAGATTTGCGTTTGGTGGCTTAA
- a CDS encoding 3-oxoacyl-ACP synthase III codes for MRFANVCLESIGAVIPEETWTSSAIESRLNPLYSRLKLPEGRLEMMSGIAERRVWQPGTMPSGPSIRSANHAIDAAGFDRGRIGCLIHASVCRDFLEPATASRVHHGVDLPSRCWVYDVSNACLGLINGAVQIASMIEAGAIDAGIVVGTENSRPLLEQTITTLNADETINRKTVKPAFASLTIGSGSCAWLLTHRRLSGSGTSIDAAIAQSRTQFHDLCRSNHDTAGAAMAPLMDTDSERLMAEGIATGAEAFEQLIEECGFSRAEIDRTVCHQVGARHRVAMLEAMGLPIENDTATFQRLGNTGSVALPLTLAAAAITGDVHAGQRAAMLGIGSGINSVMMATTWQTTPVGGNLAKELGLTTA; via the coding sequence GTGCGATTTGCCAACGTCTGCCTCGAGTCCATCGGTGCAGTAATTCCCGAAGAAACGTGGACGAGCTCTGCGATCGAATCTCGATTGAACCCGCTATACAGTCGGTTGAAGTTGCCCGAAGGTCGCTTGGAAATGATGAGCGGGATCGCCGAGAGGCGCGTTTGGCAACCTGGCACGATGCCCAGTGGCCCTAGCATTCGAAGTGCCAATCATGCCATCGATGCCGCAGGGTTTGACCGTGGCCGGATCGGCTGCCTGATTCACGCCAGTGTCTGCCGCGACTTTCTAGAGCCCGCAACCGCGTCGCGGGTTCACCATGGTGTCGATTTGCCAAGCCGATGCTGGGTCTACGATGTCTCGAACGCCTGCCTGGGTCTAATCAACGGCGCCGTTCAAATCGCATCGATGATCGAAGCTGGCGCAATCGACGCCGGAATCGTGGTCGGGACCGAAAACAGCCGTCCGCTGCTCGAACAAACGATTACGACATTAAACGCTGATGAAACGATCAATCGCAAAACCGTCAAACCGGCGTTTGCATCATTGACGATCGGATCGGGCAGCTGTGCTTGGCTACTGACCCATCGCCGATTGTCGGGCAGCGGAACCTCAATCGATGCTGCCATCGCCCAGTCACGGACTCAGTTCCATGACCTCTGTCGCAGCAACCATGACACCGCGGGTGCTGCCATGGCACCGCTGATGGATACAGATTCCGAACGTTTGATGGCCGAAGGTATCGCCACGGGCGCCGAAGCGTTTGAACAACTGATCGAAGAGTGCGGCTTCAGCCGAGCGGAAATTGATCGCACGGTCTGCCACCAAGTCGGTGCCCGCCACCGAGTCGCGATGCTAGAAGCCATGGGGCTGCCCATCGAAAATGACACTGCAACGTTCCAGCGTCTAGGCAACACGGGTTCGGTGGCCTTGCCGTTGACGTTGGCCGCGGCCGCCATCACCGGCGACGTTCACGCCGGCCAACGCGCCGCGATGCTAGGCATCGGCTCAGGCATCAACAGCGTGATGATGGCGACCACTTGGCAAACAACGCCAGTCGGCGGAAACCTGGCTAAAGAACTGGGCCTAACCACGGCCTAA